The window CGCGCCACGCCCAAGGCCCTGGCCCTCCGCCTAGACGGCGGCGAGACGCCCGAGGACGTGCGCCGCTTAAGCCTCCCCGAGGGGCTTCCCCTGGAGGTGGAGGTGGCGGGGCCCGTCGCCCAGGAGACCCTGGAGGCCCTCCTCGCCCTGGGAAGGCCCCTCACCCTCGTCCCCCCGCGGGGACGGGTGGTGGAGGGCACCCTGGTGGTGCCCCGGGGCCTCCGGGCCGGGCAACGGGTGGAGTACCCCGGCACCGTGGTCGTCCTCGGGGACGTGAACCCCGGGGCCGAGGTGGTGGCGGGCGGGGACGTGATCGTGGTGGGCCGCCTCATGGGGCTGGCCCACGCCGGGGCCTCGGGGGACGAGGAGCGCTTCATCTTCGCCCTGGAGCTTCGGGCCAAGCAGGTGCGCATCGGCCCCCACCTGGCCCAGGCCCCGGAGGAGGCCGAGGAAGGCCTGGGGCCCGAGGTGGTGCGGGCCCTCGAGGGCCGGATCGTGGTGGAGCCCTGGGGGAGGAAGCCCCTTCCCTAGCCCTGGCCGGGACGCTCCAAGAAGCCCCAGGGGCAGGCGCTCAAGCCTCCGCGCCTCGGCCTCAGGGAGGGTGCGGGAGGGCCCCTCCCCCGCGCTGGCCCAAGCCGGCACGGGGTGGGTTAGAAGGCGATCCCTCCCCGCTCCACGCCGTAGCGCTTGAGCACCAGGTAGATGACCCAGCCCGAGAGGGCGACGTAGAGCCAGACGGGAACGAGG of the Thermus thermophilus HB8 genome contains:
- a CDS encoding septum site-determining protein MinC, encoding MRLRATPKALALRLDGGETPEDVRRLSLPEGLPLEVEVAGPVAQETLEALLALGRPLTLVPPRGRVVEGTLVVPRGLRAGQRVEYPGTVVVLGDVNPGAEVVAGGDVIVVGRLMGLAHAGASGDEERFIFALELRAKQVRIGPHLAQAPEEAEEGLGPEVVRALEGRIVVEPWGRKPLP